A region from the Hyalangium gracile genome encodes:
- a CDS encoding DODA-type extradiol aromatic ring-opening family dioxygenase, whose amino-acid sequence MSNEHDEGLTRRQAIGVGLVGAASLAALPAATAASSDERRKAGSQERMPVVFMPHGGGPWPFVELGFDKNDCDALADYLRSVRALPKTPPKALLVVSAHWEEPVPTVMTAERPPMYYDYYGFPPESYQLTWPAPGQPKLAARVQELLGAAGFQTAMDSKRGFDHGTFVPLKLTYPNADVPTVQLSLKQGLDPEEHLAMGRALAPLRDEGVFIVGSGMTFHNLRAFRDPRAPEIAEAFDGWLREAATLDAPERDRRLTQWSRAPAARLAHPREEHLLPLMVIAGAAGADRGTTAYSGKFMGVRLSAYHFGA is encoded by the coding sequence ATGAGCAACGAGCACGATGAAGGACTCACGCGCCGCCAGGCCATCGGCGTGGGGCTCGTGGGCGCCGCGAGCCTCGCCGCGCTGCCCGCCGCCACGGCCGCCTCATCGGACGAGCGCCGCAAAGCTGGCTCCCAGGAGCGGATGCCCGTCGTCTTCATGCCGCACGGCGGTGGCCCCTGGCCCTTCGTCGAGCTCGGCTTCGACAAGAACGACTGCGACGCGCTCGCCGACTACCTGCGCTCGGTGCGCGCGCTGCCGAAGACGCCGCCCAAGGCGCTGCTCGTCGTCTCCGCGCACTGGGAGGAGCCGGTGCCCACGGTCATGACGGCCGAGCGCCCGCCCATGTACTACGACTACTACGGCTTCCCGCCCGAGTCCTACCAGCTCACCTGGCCCGCCCCGGGTCAGCCGAAGCTCGCGGCGCGGGTGCAGGAGCTGCTCGGCGCGGCGGGCTTCCAGACGGCCATGGACTCCAAGCGCGGCTTCGACCATGGGACGTTCGTCCCCCTCAAGCTCACCTACCCCAACGCGGACGTGCCCACGGTGCAGCTGTCGCTCAAGCAGGGGCTCGATCCGGAGGAGCACCTGGCGATGGGCCGCGCGCTCGCACCGCTGCGAGACGAGGGGGTGTTCATCGTCGGCAGCGGCATGACGTTCCACAACCTGCGCGCCTTCCGCGACCCGCGCGCCCCCGAGATCGCCGAGGCCTTCGATGGCTGGCTGCGCGAGGCCGCCACGCTCGACGCCCCGGAGCGCGACCGGCGGCTCACGCAGTGGTCTCGCGCCCCCGCGGCGCGGCTGGCCCACCCGCGCGAGGAGCACCTGCTGCCCCTGATGGTCATC